The sequence GGTAGCATCGTTTATATAAATATTGTTGAAAGATTCGTTCATCAAATCCCTCAACAGTACAGAGGTACGATCAATTTCGCTGATAATTTTTTTAGGAGCCTTTGCCCCAACTATTTTTCTTGTCAGCAGGTCCCATTTTTCAACTAAATTCCGCAAGTCTGTATCTAATTCGGCAACCTTTTTATTCTCGGCAACGGTACGAATGATTACACCAAAGTTTTTTGGTTTAATACTTTGGATGAGTCGTTTTAACCGATTGCGCTCTTCTACACTCTTTATTTTTTGCGAAATCGAGATTCTGTTTGAGAAAGGAACCAAAACTAAAAAACGTCCTGCAAACGAAATTTCAGAAGAAATCCGGGGACCTTTTGTTGAAATCGGCTCTTTGGCTATTTGAATGAGTACCTGTTGGTTTGAAGCCAGTACTTGTGTGATTTTGCCTGTTTTTTCAATATCAGCTTCCAATTCCAACTGATCCATCCTTGGCAAATTCTCTGCAGTACTTGCCAAGCCGGCTTTGGTATATTTAATTAAACTTAGTACCTGAGGCCCTAAATCTAAATAATGTAAAAATGCATCTTTTTCGTATCCAACATCAACGAAAGCAGCGTTAAGCCCGGGCATGATTTTTTTGACCCTTCCCAAATATACATCTCCAACAGAATAATTATTATTATTCCTTTCTTTGTGCAATTCGACAAGGAATTTATCCTCCAACAACGCAATCTCAACCTCCGAAGAACTTGAATTAATTATTAATTCCTTATTCACTTTAAGAATATTTAAAATTTAGATCAATCAATGATAATATCAAAGATTGTTTAAGTGAGGAATAGCTTTTCAGGTGTAAATAATAATCACATGAGTCCGGTAAAACCCATGTGATTAGAAAAAATATTGGTCTATTTCTTTTTGTGTCGGTTTTTCCTTAAACGTTTTTTTCGTTTGTGGGTCGACATTTTATGTCTTTTTCTTTTTTTCCCGCTTGGCATAATAAATATTATTAGAATTATTTAACAATTGTTTTTACCTGATTAACAAATGTTTTTGCTGGTTTGAAAGAAGGAATATTATGCGCTGGGATAATAATAGTAGTATTCTTTGAAATATTTCGACCAGTTTTTTCAGCTCTTCTTTTAATTGTAAAGCTACCAAAACCTCTTAAGTAAACATTTTCGCCTTTTACCATTGAATCCTTAACTGCCTCCATAAAAGCTTCAACTGTTGCCTGAACTGCAACTTTTTCAATACCTGTTTTATTAGCAATTTCTGCTACGATTTCTGCTTTTGTCATGTCAAATTAGTTTTTAATGATTTGATATTAAATTTATTAATTCGGGCAGCAAAGATAAACTTTTTTTAAATTAATATAAAACTTTAATAAATATTTTATTTCTAATCTTCTCTATATAAATTTGTTCACTTATGACTACAAAGATAGGACAAGATTTAATAGCATGGTATAAAAAGAATAAAAGAGATCTTCCATGGAGAAATACCAACGATCCATATTTGATTTGGGTTTCTGAAATCATTTTGCAACAAACCCGTGTTGATCAAGGTTTGTCGTATTATTTAAGGTTTGTAGAGCGGTTTCCTTCGATCGAAGATTTAGCAAATGCCAGTGAGAATGAAGTATTAAAGTATTGGCAGGGTTTGGGTTATTATTCGAGAGCCAGAAATATGCATGCTTCTGCCAGGCAAATCTGTGAATTGTTTAAAGGGAAATTCCCTGTTAATTATGATCAAATTAAATCACTGAAAGGTGTGGGACCATATACTGCCGCTGCAATTGCTTCTATTGCTTTTAATCTGCCACACGCTGTTATTGATGGAAACGTGAACCGAGTAATTAGCAGGTTGTTCGGAATAGAAATACCCGTTAATACAAATAAAGGTCAGGAACTGGTAGAAGAAAAGTTAAATACAATTTTTGTGAGAAATGATCCTGCAAATTTTAATCAGGCCATCATGGAATTGGGGGCAATGATTTGTAAGCCTTCGTCACCTGAATGCAATAAGTGTGTCCTAAATATTAATTGTGTTGCTTTTCAACAAAATAGGGTTAATGAATTTCCTGTAAAAATCAAGCTTAAATCACCGAAACTGTTGTATCTGTTTTATTTTATCTTAAAATATCAAAACTATTCACAACAATTTGTTTATCTAAACAAGAGAGGGGAGAATGCAATTTGGAAAAATTTGTACGATTTTCCCGGATTACAATTTAATTTCAAAAGAGAAACGAACGAGGTCGTTACGGAATTTAAAAAAAAATATTTTCTGAAAAATTTTGCCCTGGATCCTGAAAAAATTATCGGCCCCATTAAACACCAACTGACACATAAAAGTATTAGGGCATTTTTTATAGAATTTAATATTGACAAGCATTCCGTAAATAATTTTAATGATGAATTAATTGCCGTTACAGTTGAAGAATTGCAAAAATATCCGGTTTCAAAGCTTATGGAGAACTATATTAAGGCACATTTATAACCGATATTTGGAACAATAAAATGCGACAAATTTCAAGATTGTGGATAAAAGATAAAATATAAAAGCGATATTTAATCGTAACTTTGTTTAACTAAAAAAATTTTAATCATGGCAGGAATTAATAAAGTTATTCTAATTGGAAATCTGGGCAAGGATCCGGAAACTTTTACTTTTGAAAATGGTGTAAAAAAGGTTAGTTTTTCATTAGCCACAACCGAGAGTTACAAAGACAAAGAAGGCAATAAGGTTGATCAAACCGAATGGCATAACGTTGTTGTTTGGAGAGGTTTAGCCGATGTTGCCGAGAAGTATTTATCAAAAGGGAATCAGGTTTATATTGAGGGAAAAATAAAAACCCGTGCCTGGGATGATAAAGATGGTGTTAAGAGATATACCACTGAAATCTACGCCGATAATATGACCATGCTCGGCGGTAAAAGGGATGATTCTCAAACGGAAAGGCCAACTCAAAAAGCTCCTGAAGTTGACATTCCCGAGCCCGAGGATGATTTGCCGTTCTAGGAAGCCAATTCCACGGAAATCAAATATTACCTTTACAAAGACTCTGTTTTAAACAACGAACCCTAAATGGCTTGTCAAGGCATTTAGGGTTTAGTTCTTTACTTGTTTTATGTCGCAAATTATACGAATTCATGCATTTTGCAGAGGTGTATTTTTTTATACCTTTGCTATCGTGTCAAAAGCGTAATTTGAGTTGGCATCAAAACTGGTTTTTTATTACATATTGATGATAATTCTTAGTTCACTCTTAAATCCATTCACGATAAACGCATTTATCAGTCTGTTGATAATGATTATTTTATTGTTTTTTTCAGCCATGATTTCCGGATCCGAAATCGCGTACTTTTCATTAGACCCGGCTCACATGAAAGAGCTTAAGCAAAGCAGTGGTGCCAAAGTTGATTTGGTTTTATCTTTATTGGATATGCCCAAACGACTTCTGGCTACAATTTTAATTGCCAATAATTTCGTTAATGTATCAATTGTAATACTATCAACCTATGTGGTGAGCCAGTTATTTAATTTAATTGACTATCCGGTTCTTGCCTTCATCATTCAAGCTGTAGTTATTACTACACTGATTTTGGTTTTTGGAGAAATAATGCCAAAGATTTTTGCAACGCAAAGATCGATTTGGTTTTGCTTTGCAATGGCAAAACCCTTAAAAAATTTGATTAGTATTTTTCACCCGCTTAGTACACTTTTAATAAAATCCACTTCGATTATTGACAGAAGAATTTCAGGCAAAGGACACCAATTATCAAGAAGCGAACTTTCGGATGCAATTGAAATAACTACCGACGATGATCAAGGAGATAAAGAGCGCAAAATCTTACATGGGATTGTTCGTTTCGGGGATATTGATGTAAAAGAAATTATGAAATCCCGAACAGATATAACTGCAGTTGATCGTCAAATAAAATTTGATGAATTGTTGATGATAATACTTGATTCAGGATATTCCAGATTACCCGTTTATAATTTATCTTTCGATAATATTGAAGGGATTTTATATATCAAGGATTTACTTCTTTATTTAGATGAACCCGCAAATTTTGAGTGGCAAAAACTTATAAAACCTGCATATTTCATTCCTGAGAACAAAAAAATCAACGATCTTTTAAAGGAATTTCAACTAAAAAAGGTCCATTTGGCAGTTGTGGTAGATGAATATGGAGGTACTTCGGGAATAGTGACATTGGAAGATGTTCTGGAGGAAATCGTAGGGGATATCAGCGATGAGTTTGATATATCTGAAGATGAGCCATCGTTTGATAAAATCGATGATCACACCTACCTTTTTGAAGGCAAAACAACACTGATTGATTTTTGTAGGATTATTGAGGAAGATGAAAATGTTTTTGATGAAGTTAAAGGGGACAATGATTCTTTGGCTGGCCTCATTCTAGAACTCACCGGTGAAATACCGATTGTTGATCAAAGTGTAAGGTTTAAAAAGTTTAATTTCATCGTTATTGATGTCGATCATAGAAGGATCAAGCAGATAAAAGTTATTATTGATAAATAGTGAACATGAAACAACCGATCCGAATTATTTTATACTTATTAGTTTTATCATTAACTGTCGTTGGGTTATTTTCATGTAGTTCAGATCAAATGCCTAAACCAAGAGGTTATTTCAGAATTGATCTTCCTAAAAAATCTTATCAGACCCTTGATAGTACATTTCCTTTTACCTTTGAGTATCCCAAATATGTTACGATAAAACCCGATTTACTTTCTCCTGATAAACCATATTGGATAAATCTTGACTTTCCACAATTTAACGGAAGCTTACATTTGAGCTATAAAATAGTGGACACAAATTTGGTTCAGTATGTCGAAGATACACATGCAATGGCTTATAAACATATTTCAAAAGCTTCAAGTATCGACAATCGGTTAATTTTTAATCAGTACGACAGTGTGTACGGTTTAATTTTTGAGATTAACGGTTTAAATGCAGCTTCACCGTATCAGTTTTTTGTAACAGATAGTATTCACCATTTTTTGAGGGGAGCCTTATATTTTAATGTTGAACCCAACAACGATTCACTTGCTCCGGTAATTAATTTTATTAAAGAAGATATTGAGCATTTGATTACCAGCTTTAAATGGAAAAGTATATCTGGTGTAAAATAAGAATACCTTGGATTATCCTTCCAATTTTTATTTTAACATTTAATTTTTAGAATTAATTTGTGTACTTTTGAGCTACAAAAAAACAATCACGGGAATGTAAAAATTTGTTTATCAATATCTTTAAAAAGGAGGGAAGATGATTGAAACCATCAAAATAGGCACATTAAAATGGCATCACATTCTTAATCCTACGGATGATAATCTGAAGTATTTAAAAGATAATTTCTATTTTCACCCCTTAGATATTGAAGACTGCAGAACCGGTAATCAACGATCTAAAATCGATATCTACGACGATTATTATTTCATGATTTTGCATTTTCCCACCTATGATAAAAATGGAACTTTTCTGCATACTAAAGAAGTAAAGATATTTTGGGGCGAAGACTATATTATTACTTTGGGTCAATCGCATTGGGTCGTTGACGATTTGTTTCAGGAGGCAAAAGCCAAAAAAGAACAAAATGAAGATATTGAAGTTGGAACTAGTGATGCCCTGTTGTATAAGGTACTTGAGAAATTGATGACCGAATCATTGATGATTATCCGAAGAGTTGGAAACGAACTCGATTATATCAGTCAGGAATTGTTTAGTAAAAAAGCCGAGAAAACTATCGGGCACATTTCGGTAACACGTAAAAATATCATTTTGTTAAATACAATTTTTAAACCTCAGTTAAGGGTTTTTCACAAGTTTGAAACAGGCTCTATTGAAGGATTTGCCGAAAATATGGAAGATTATTGGGGCAATATCCTCGATTATTATCAACGAATGTGGGATATGACCGAAGATTATGAAGAGTTGATTGATGGTCTTTCTAAAACTTTTGATTCGTTACAGGCTAACAAAATAAATGAAATCATGAAAGTGCTCACCATGGTTTCATCCATATTACTGCCACTTACATTTATCACCGGCCTGTATGGGATGAATCTTGGGTTGCCATTCCAAAATGAACCCAATTCTTTTTGGATTGTAATATTGGCTATGGCGATAATAGCCGTGACCATGATCTCATATTTCAAAAGAAGAAAGTGGATGTAGCCTATTTTTCAGGACTTTTATTCATAATTTCAGTTTGAATTCGGAGTGATTCGGCATGCATGAGTTCAAGCAACTTTTGTAAAAAATCCCTATCCAGATTATGTTTTAATCCCTTTTTAAGCCGATCTTCGATGATAAAGCTCCATCGTTTGAGTTGTAGAATGGTAATTTTATGCTCGTTTTTATACTGTCCGATTTCATCAACAATTTTTAGTCTTCTTCCTAAAATATCAAGCAGTTCATCATCGATTTCGTCTATCTGTTTACGGTAGCTGGTCAGTTTATTTTCAAATTCTTTTGTCCCGCTCATTTCCCTGATAACAAGCTTATCAAGTAATAGTTTCAGGTTTTTTGGTTCAACCTGTTGATCCGCATCCGAAAGTGCAGCCCAGGGTTTTATATGTGATTCAATCATCAAGCCATCCATTTCTAAATCCATGGCTTTTTGAGAAATGTCTAATAATAATTCCTTGTTTCCGCAAATATGACTCGGATCAACAATGATTGGTATATTAGGGACTAATCGTTTAAGTTCGATCGGGATTTCCCACATTGGTGGATTACGGTACTTCGATTGATTTAAAGAATAAAATCCGCGATGCACGGCTACAAGTTTTTTGATTCCTGCTTTATTAACCCTCTCAAGTGCACCCATCCATAAGGTTAAATCCGGATTAATCGGATTTTTGACCATAACAGGAATGTCTACGCCCTTCAGTGCTTCAGCAATTTCCTGTACAGAGAACGGATTAACAACTGTACGCGCGCCAATCCATAAAATATCGATTCCATGTGCCAGGCATTTTTCAATATGCGATGGTTTTGCGACTTCAACAGCAAGCTTTAAATTTGTTTCTTCCTTTACCCTTTGCAACCAAACAAGTCCTTTTGAACCAACGCCTTCAAAATAGTTGGGCCGTGTTCTGGGTTTCCATAATCCGGCCCTATATACTTTAACATTATTAATTTGCGCCAATTGTTTCGCAGTATTTATAACCTGTTCTTCGTTTTCGGCACTGCAAGGGCCGCTAATTACTAAGGGATGTTCCTTGCAATCGAGCCACTCATTAATTGGAATTATTTCTAAATTTGTTGCCATTACACCACAAAGGTATAAATAATCTAAAGTGTTTTTAAATCGAAATAATGCATTGATAATAGATGAAAATGTCGTTTTTTTGTATAAAATTTAAAGCAGATGAAAAGAACTAAAATCAACGAAGTATTAAAAAGTGACGCTTTTGGAACAAAGATAGTTGTAAAGGGATGGGTTAGAACCAAACGAATTAGTAAAAATGTTGCATTTATAGCATTAAACGATGGTTCTTGTTTGAGTAATTGTCAGATTGTTGTTGATTTTGAAAATTTAAATGCTGAGTTTATGTCACGAATAAGCACGGGTGCAGCGCTATCGGTTGAAGGGATCTTAAATAAATCGCAGGGTGCTGGTCAAAGTGTTGAAGTGAACGCACTCCATATTGATATTTTGGGTGAAGCCGATCCTGAAACTTATCCTTTACAACCAAAGAAACATTCACTTGAGTTTTTGCGCGAAAAGGCACATTTAAGATTTAGGACGAATACATTTGGAGCCATTACAAGAATTCGTCACGCAATGATTTTTGCCAACCATAAATTCTTTAACGATAAAGGCTATTTTAATATTCATGCCCCAATTATCACAGGTTCAGATGCTGAAGGTGCCGGTGAAATGTTCAAAGTAACAACACTTGATCTGAAAAATCTGCCCAAGAACGATGATGGAAGCATTAACTTCAAGGAAGATTTTTTCGGCAAGGCAACAAATCTTACAGTTTCCGGACAACTGGAAGCTGAGTTGGCTGCCTTGGCCATGTCTCAGGTTTATACTTTTGGCCCAACATTTAGGGCAGAAAATTCAAACACATCAAGGCATCTGGCCGAATTCTGGATGCTTGAACCTGAAGTCGCATTCCACGATATTCATGATAATATGGATTTGGCGGAGGAGCATCTAAAATATGTTGTGAAATATGCACTTGATCATTGCAATGAGGATCTCGTTTTTTTAAGTAATCGTTTAACCGAAGAAGAAAAGAACAAAAAAGAAGATGAGCGGTCGATGGAATTGCTTGAGAAATTAAAATTTGTGTTGGACAACGATTTTGAACGTGTTACTTATACCGAGGCGATTAATATCCTGAAAGATTCAAAACCCAATAAGAAAGGAAAATTTCAATACATTATCGACAAATGGGGCGTTGATTTGCAATCGGAACATGAGCGGTTTTTGGTTGAAAAGCATTTTAAAAAGCCTGTCATTTTAGTTGATTACCCAAAAGAGATCAAAGCTTTTTATATGAAGCAAAATGATGACGGAAAAACAGTACGGGCAATGGATGTTTTGTTTCCGCAAATTGGTGAGATTATAGGAGGTTCGCAACGGGAAGAAAACTTCGATAAATTATATGCCAGAATAAAAGAATTAAACATCCCGGAAGAAGAACTTTGGTGGTTTTTAGAAACCAGAAAATTTGGAACCGTTCCTCATAGCGGATATGGTCTTGGATTTGAAAGGCTCATGTTGTTTATTACCGGAATGGGCAATATTAGGGATGTTATTCCATTTCCGCGAACACCTCAAAATGCCGAATTTTAGTAATTATTGTTCTTTTAGCAATATAAAAGGAGTTAGTAACTATAAACTATCCTTTAATATTGAATAACAGTTTGGTTTTTATTGCTCTTAAGAGGTTTCATGATTTTGTTCATGAAATGAAGGATTTTTGTATCTTAGTAAATGATCAGCATAAGAGGGTCGGAAATAAAAATGATTTAAAATGTTAAATCAAAGACTGCAACAAAAGTTGCTTCAAAAATTATCACCACAACAAATTCTGTTAATGAAATTGTTGCAGATACCCTCTATTGCCTTAGAACAGCGTATAAAACAGGAAATTGAAGAAAATCCGGCTTTAGATGAGTCATCTGAAAGTGAAGAAGTTGATGAGTTAAGTGAGCGTGACGAAATCGCAGGTGAGGAGACAGAAGAATTTGAAGAGTATGACAGTAAGGATGACGAATTTGATTTAAACGATTATATTGATGATGATGAGACCCCCTCTTATCGTTTAAATGTGAATAATACTAGCAGTGATGATGAGCACAAAGAAGCCCCCTTTGTTTCTGACACAAGTTTTCATGATGTGCTATTTTCTCAGCTTGGTTATCGGAAATTAAATGAAACAGAATTTATCATTGCAAGTAATATCATCGGGAATTTAGATGATTCAGGATATTTGCAAAGAGATATCAATGCCATGGTTGATGATCTGGCATTTACTCAAAGTATCAGCACTTCTAAAGATGAAGTCTTAAAGATACTCAACATTATTCAGGAGTTCGATCCGGCAGGGGTCGGTGCACGCAGCCTGCAAGAGTGCTTACTAATTCAGTTAAGAAGAAAAGACGAGGAAGATAATCGATACATTAAATTGGCCATACAAATACTTGATCGCTATTTTATTGAATTTACAAAAAAGCATTACGAAAAGATTATCAAAAAAATAGATATTACAGAAGATGATTTAAAGGAAGTTATTGCAGAAATTTTAAAACTAAATCCTAAACCGGGAAATTCGATAAGCGAAACGACCAAATTAAATCATTATATTCTTCCCGATTTCATGATTTTCAATAATAATGGAATTCTTGAATTAAGTTTAAATAGCAGAAATGCTCCGGAATTAAGATTAAGCAGGTCTTATACGGATATGTTACAGGCCTACTCTGAAAGTAAAAAAACCAAACAGCAGAAGGATGCTTTCCTGTTCATCAAACAAAAAATTGATTCTGCAAAATGGTTTATTGACGCCATAAAACAACGACAGAATACCCTGTACGTTACGATGAGTGCCATAATGGAATATCAATACGAATATTTTCTGACTGGCGATGACACGCGTTTAAGACCTATGATTCTGAAAGACATCGCAGAAATCGTAAGTCTTGATATTAGTACGATCTCGCGTGTGGCTAATAGTAAATATGTTCAAACCCCATTCGGCACATTTTTGCTTAAAAGTTTCTTTTCTGAGTCGATGCAAAAAAATGATGGTGAAGAAGTTTCAACAAGGGAAATAAAAAGAATACTTACTGATTGTCTGGAGGCAGAAAACAAGAGTAAACCACTTACTGATGAACAATTAACAGGGATCCTAAAAGAAAAAGGTTATGCGATTGCAAGAAGAACTGTTGCTAAATACCGTGAGCAACTCAGCATTCCGGTGGCACGACTACGTAAAGAATTATAATCTGGAAAAACCACTAAAGAATGCAATCTAAAATCGCAAAAATTATATCCTATTTATTTCATCCGCTATTGATGCCAACTTATGCATTTTTAGCCCTATTCAGTATTAAAGCCTATTTTTCACTTATCATTCCGATTGAAGGAAAGATCAGGATATTACTCCTGATTTTTATTGTCACTTTCGTTTTCCCGGTAATGGTAATTTTGTTTTTTAGGAGTACGAACGTGATCAAATCACTTTATCAACTCAGCAGGTACGAACGAAAATTACCTTACGTCACAACAATTGCTTTTTATTTAATGGCATATTACTTATTGAAAAACGTGCAAATTTCGCCAATCTTTCACTACTTTACTTTTGGCGCTACGGTTTTAAGTATGGCTTTATTTGTTATTAACTTTTTTTGGAAAATAAGCGCTCATATGATTGCAATAGGAGGGATAAGCGGTATGTTGCTTGGATTGACGTTCACCGGAATTGTGGGTAATCCATATTTGGTCGTAATTTCTGTTTTTATTGCTGGAATAATTGGGTTTGCCCGTTTACAACTCAAAGCGAATACGCATGCTCAGGTCTACTCAGGATTTATATTGGGAGTACTTGGAATGATTTATCTGTCCCTATATTTCTAAAAAACAGTTACTTCAATTTTTAAAACCTTACTAATTCCTGTTTTATTGTTCAATCTATCTTTTCAGATAGGTTAAAACAATGATTTTTCAAGGTAAACGAGAAGTGTAGAATTTATACCTGAAAACTAGAAATTGAACTAAAATGGCATGAATGTGAATCCAATCGAGAATGGATGCATTTCAGGACCTCTTTCAAGTTGGAAAACCCTCGATAGTGAGTAATTAAAAACCAGATTGATTTTTTTGTATCCTGCTCTTAATGTTGAGGTCACAAATATTTTTTCGGTATGTAAAATATCTTTTTCCTTAATAGTTTCTTTTACTCCTGAACCATCAAGTCGTTCTCCTTTATACTTTGAATGATTATCAAGCCTGAACCCAATTTTAAACCCAATGGCTAACCTGAATTGTTTTGGAGTTTTATATCTAAGTTCAATGGGGAAATCAAGGTAAGTAAATGTCACTTTACTTCTATCATAATCAATCGTACTTGCTATGGTATCAAACGTAATAACATCAGCTAAAGCATCATGAATTACGGAGTTTGAGCTCAAGCTAATGGAAGAGATTCCAACACCACCTGCAACACTTAATGGACTTTTTTTGAGCATATGGTTATACATCCCATATACACTATAACCCATATTGAGCCCTTTTTGTTCCATCTTATCAGGCAATTTCATCCAAAAGTTGGAATAAACATCTAATCCAATATTAAAATTCTTATCGTAAAGATCATTTGCCTGTTGAGCGAAGGAAGTAATTCCGAAAAAAATAAAAGTGATAAGTATTGCAATCTTTCTCATAACCGTTTCAATTAAGGTGCAAATATAGTGTTTTTCAATAATTAATAGTAAAAACTGTAATTGAAGAATTAACGCAATTTACGCTGAATAATTTTGCGAATAAGTTAACTTAACTTTTATTAACAAAAAAAGGCTGCCCTAACCACAAGGCAGCCTTTATCCCATTAAACCAATCAATTAAAATCAAACCATTAACCAAATCTAAAAAACGAGTGAACCCTTAATTTTATTCAAAAAATCACTAAATATTTATTTCCTTATAATTGTTTTACTTAATTGTCAAACTCTTAAATGATGTTCTGTTATTAAATATGCTTGTTCAATTTGTTCCGATACTAAATTACAACAGGGGTTAGGCAAAGTAAATAGGTAGATTGCTTAATTTTCAGGTAGGTTTATTACCTAAAGTTTATGTGTTAAAAATGTATAAAGGTTAATAACAAAGAGCTAAATCATTTATTCTTAGTTTGATAATAAATTTAATCAGTAAGACTATGATTCTGATTCTCAAAATTATTTAGCCGAAATCCTGCCACACAAAGGCGG comes from Bacteroidota bacterium and encodes:
- a CDS encoding integration host factor subunit beta, which codes for MTKAEIVAEIANKTGIEKVAVQATVEAFMEAVKDSMVKGENVYLRGFGSFTIKRRAEKTGRNISKNTTIIIPAHNIPSFKPAKTFVNQVKTIVK
- the mutY gene encoding A/G-specific adenine glycosylase yields the protein MTTKIGQDLIAWYKKNKRDLPWRNTNDPYLIWVSEIILQQTRVDQGLSYYLRFVERFPSIEDLANASENEVLKYWQGLGYYSRARNMHASARQICELFKGKFPVNYDQIKSLKGVGPYTAAAIASIAFNLPHAVIDGNVNRVISRLFGIEIPVNTNKGQELVEEKLNTIFVRNDPANFNQAIMELGAMICKPSSPECNKCVLNINCVAFQQNRVNEFPVKIKLKSPKLLYLFYFILKYQNYSQQFVYLNKRGENAIWKNLYDFPGLQFNFKRETNEVVTEFKKKYFLKNFALDPEKIIGPIKHQLTHKSIRAFFIEFNIDKHSVNNFNDELIAVTVEELQKYPVSKLMENYIKAHL
- the ssb gene encoding single-stranded DNA-binding protein, whose amino-acid sequence is MAGINKVILIGNLGKDPETFTFENGVKKVSFSLATTESYKDKEGNKVDQTEWHNVVVWRGLADVAEKYLSKGNQVYIEGKIKTRAWDDKDGVKRYTTEIYADNMTMLGGKRDDSQTERPTQKAPEVDIPEPEDDLPF
- the gldE gene encoding gliding motility-associated protein GldE — protein: MIILSSLLNPFTINAFISLLIMIILLFFSAMISGSEIAYFSLDPAHMKELKQSSGAKVDLVLSLLDMPKRLLATILIANNFVNVSIVILSTYVVSQLFNLIDYPVLAFIIQAVVITTLILVFGEIMPKIFATQRSIWFCFAMAKPLKNLISIFHPLSTLLIKSTSIIDRRISGKGHQLSRSELSDAIEITTDDDQGDKERKILHGIVRFGDIDVKEIMKSRTDITAVDRQIKFDELLMIILDSGYSRLPVYNLSFDNIEGILYIKDLLLYLDEPANFEWQKLIKPAYFIPENKKINDLLKEFQLKKVHLAVVVDEYGGTSGIVTLEDVLEEIVGDISDEFDISEDEPSFDKIDDHTYLFEGKTTLIDFCRIIEEDENVFDEVKGDNDSLAGLILELTGEIPIVDQSVRFKKFNFIVIDVDHRRIKQIKVIIDK
- the gldD gene encoding gliding motility lipoprotein GldD, coding for MKQPIRIILYLLVLSLTVVGLFSCSSDQMPKPRGYFRIDLPKKSYQTLDSTFPFTFEYPKYVTIKPDLLSPDKPYWINLDFPQFNGSLHLSYKIVDTNLVQYVEDTHAMAYKHISKASSIDNRLIFNQYDSVYGLIFEINGLNAASPYQFFVTDSIHHFLRGALYFNVEPNNDSLAPVINFIKEDIEHLITSFKWKSISGVK
- a CDS encoding magnesium transporter CorA family protein, translating into MIETIKIGTLKWHHILNPTDDNLKYLKDNFYFHPLDIEDCRTGNQRSKIDIYDDYYFMILHFPTYDKNGTFLHTKEVKIFWGEDYIITLGQSHWVVDDLFQEAKAKKEQNEDIEVGTSDALLYKVLEKLMTESLMIIRRVGNELDYISQELFSKKAEKTIGHISVTRKNIILLNTIFKPQLRVFHKFETGSIEGFAENMEDYWGNILDYYQRMWDMTEDYEELIDGLSKTFDSLQANKINEIMKVLTMVSSILLPLTFITGLYGMNLGLPFQNEPNSFWIVILAMAIIAVTMISYFKRRKWM
- a CDS encoding bifunctional 3-deoxy-7-phosphoheptulonate synthase/chorismate mutase type II, which gives rise to MATNLEIIPINEWLDCKEHPLVISGPCSAENEEQVINTAKQLAQINNVKVYRAGLWKPRTRPNYFEGVGSKGLVWLQRVKEETNLKLAVEVAKPSHIEKCLAHGIDILWIGARTVVNPFSVQEIAEALKGVDIPVMVKNPINPDLTLWMGALERVNKAGIKKLVAVHRGFYSLNQSKYRNPPMWEIPIELKRLVPNIPIIVDPSHICGNKELLLDISQKAMDLEMDGLMIESHIKPWAALSDADQQVEPKNLKLLLDKLVIREMSGTKEFENKLTSYRKQIDEIDDELLDILGRRLKIVDEIGQYKNEHKITILQLKRWSFIIEDRLKKGLKHNLDRDFLQKLLELMHAESLRIQTEIMNKSPEK
- the asnS gene encoding asparagine--tRNA ligase, whose amino-acid sequence is MKRTKINEVLKSDAFGTKIVVKGWVRTKRISKNVAFIALNDGSCLSNCQIVVDFENLNAEFMSRISTGAALSVEGILNKSQGAGQSVEVNALHIDILGEADPETYPLQPKKHSLEFLREKAHLRFRTNTFGAITRIRHAMIFANHKFFNDKGYFNIHAPIITGSDAEGAGEMFKVTTLDLKNLPKNDDGSINFKEDFFGKATNLTVSGQLEAELAALAMSQVYTFGPTFRAENSNTSRHLAEFWMLEPEVAFHDIHDNMDLAEEHLKYVVKYALDHCNEDLVFLSNRLTEEEKNKKEDERSMELLEKLKFVLDNDFERVTYTEAINILKDSKPNKKGKFQYIIDKWGVDLQSEHERFLVEKHFKKPVILVDYPKEIKAFYMKQNDDGKTVRAMDVLFPQIGEIIGGSQREENFDKLYARIKELNIPEEELWWFLETRKFGTVPHSGYGLGFERLMLFITGMGNIRDVIPFPRTPQNAEF
- the rpoN gene encoding RNA polymerase factor sigma-54, with protein sequence MLNQRLQQKLLQKLSPQQILLMKLLQIPSIALEQRIKQEIEENPALDESSESEEVDELSERDEIAGEETEEFEEYDSKDDEFDLNDYIDDDETPSYRLNVNNTSSDDEHKEAPFVSDTSFHDVLFSQLGYRKLNETEFIIASNIIGNLDDSGYLQRDINAMVDDLAFTQSISTSKDEVLKILNIIQEFDPAGVGARSLQECLLIQLRRKDEEDNRYIKLAIQILDRYFIEFTKKHYEKIIKKIDITEDDLKEVIAEILKLNPKPGNSISETTKLNHYILPDFMIFNNNGILELSLNSRNAPELRLSRSYTDMLQAYSESKKTKQQKDAFLFIKQKIDSAKWFIDAIKQRQNTLYVTMSAIMEYQYEYFLTGDDTRLRPMILKDIAEIVSLDISTISRVANSKYVQTPFGTFLLKSFFSESMQKNDGEEVSTREIKRILTDCLEAENKSKPLTDEQLTGILKEKGYAIARRTVAKYREQLSIPVARLRKEL